One region of Jatrophihabitans cynanchi genomic DNA includes:
- a CDS encoding ribose-phosphate diphosphokinase — MSTLQVAGSKSLMLFSGRAYPQLADEIAEHIGVTVTATTARDFANGETFIKSDESVRGSDSFVIQSFTTPINQWMMETLILIDSLKRASAKRITVVAPFYPYARQDKKHRGREPISARLVADLFKTAGADRLMSVDLHTAQIQGFFDGPVDHLFALPLLAGHVRRKYGEQDLVVVSPDTGRVRMAEQWADALGGRDIAFVHKSRSFDKANEVVANRVVGEVAGRCCLLIDDMIDTGGSIKKAGDLLFAEGATDVVIAATHGVFSPPATDELKNSTVSEVIVTNTLPIRPEQTFDKLTVLSIAPLLAQAIKAVFEDGSVTSLFAGRS; from the coding sequence ATGAGCACGCTTCAGGTTGCCGGCAGCAAGAGCCTGATGCTCTTCTCCGGCCGCGCGTACCCGCAGCTGGCCGACGAGATCGCCGAGCACATCGGCGTCACGGTGACCGCCACGACCGCACGCGACTTCGCGAACGGCGAGACGTTCATCAAGTCCGACGAGTCGGTGCGCGGCTCGGACTCGTTCGTGATCCAGTCGTTCACCACGCCCATCAACCAGTGGATGATGGAGACGCTGATCCTGATCGACTCGCTCAAGCGCGCGTCGGCCAAGCGGATCACCGTGGTCGCCCCGTTCTACCCGTACGCGCGGCAGGACAAGAAGCACCGCGGCCGCGAGCCGATCTCCGCGCGCCTGGTCGCCGATCTGTTCAAGACCGCCGGTGCCGACCGGCTGATGTCGGTGGACCTGCACACGGCGCAGATCCAGGGCTTCTTCGACGGACCGGTCGACCACCTGTTCGCGCTGCCGCTGCTGGCCGGGCACGTGCGGCGCAAGTACGGCGAGCAGGATCTCGTGGTCGTCTCGCCGGACACCGGACGGGTCCGGATGGCCGAGCAGTGGGCCGACGCGCTGGGCGGGCGCGACATCGCCTTCGTGCACAAGAGCCGCAGCTTCGACAAGGCCAACGAGGTGGTCGCGAACCGGGTCGTGGGCGAGGTCGCCGGCCGCTGCTGCCTGCTGATCGACGACATGATCGACACCGGCGGCTCGATCAAGAAGGCCGGCGACCTGCTGTTCGCCGAGGGCGCCACCGACGTGGTCATCGCGGCCACGCACGGCGTGTTCTCGCCGCCCGCGACCGATGAGCTCAAGAACAGCACGGTGAGCGAGGTGATCGTCACGAATACGCTGCCGATCCGCCCCGAGCAGACCTTCGACAAGCTGACCGTGCTGTCCATCGCCCCGCTGCTCGCGCAGGCCATCAAGGCCGTCTTCGAGGACGGCAGCGTCACCAGCCTGTTCGCCGGGCGAAGCTAG
- the glmU gene encoding bifunctional UDP-N-acetylglucosamine diphosphorylase/glucosamine-1-phosphate N-acetyltransferase GlmU → MRSAERPKVLHGFAGRSLLGHVIAAARPLDPAHTVVVVGHRREEVTAHLGEIAPAAVVVVQQAQNGTGHAVRLALAAVPAGAAGTVVVLPGDTPLLTSGTLTRLVTEHARAGAAATMLTSVLADPSGYGRVLRGAGGEVERVVEHKDASEAERAVGEIASGVYAFDHTLLRDAVGRLSSDNAQGEEYLPDVIGIAVADGRRVAAVTADAAETAGVNDRVQLAAAHRTYNDRLLEQHMRAGVSVVDPATTWVDATVTLDADATLLPSVDLHGSTHVGAGAVIGPQTSLTDTRVGTGTRLDRTVAIGAQIGADVTAGPFAYLRPGTVLADGVHIGTYVEVKGSQIGTGSKVPHLSYVGDATIGEHSNVGAATVFVNYDGVAKHRSIVGDHVRIGSDTMIIAPREIGDGAYTAAGSVITQDVPPGAMGVARGTQRNVAGWVLRKRPGSPSAAAAERALHADDQPEETTE, encoded by the coding sequence ATGAGGTCCGCCGAACGGCCCAAGGTGCTGCACGGGTTCGCCGGGCGATCGCTGCTCGGGCACGTGATCGCGGCCGCGCGGCCGCTCGACCCGGCGCACACCGTGGTCGTCGTCGGTCACCGGCGCGAGGAGGTCACCGCCCACCTGGGCGAGATCGCGCCGGCCGCCGTCGTGGTCGTGCAGCAAGCCCAGAACGGCACCGGCCACGCGGTGCGCCTGGCGCTCGCGGCCGTGCCGGCCGGGGCCGCGGGCACCGTGGTCGTGCTGCCCGGCGACACCCCGCTGCTCACTTCCGGCACGCTGACCCGGCTGGTGACCGAGCACGCCCGCGCCGGCGCCGCGGCCACGATGCTGACCAGCGTGCTCGCCGACCCGTCCGGGTACGGGCGCGTGCTGCGCGGCGCGGGAGGCGAGGTCGAGCGGGTCGTCGAGCACAAGGACGCGAGCGAGGCCGAGCGCGCGGTCGGCGAGATCGCCTCCGGCGTCTACGCGTTCGATCACACGCTGTTGCGCGACGCGGTGGGCCGGCTGTCGAGCGACAACGCCCAGGGCGAGGAGTACCTGCCCGACGTCATCGGCATCGCCGTGGCGGACGGACGCCGGGTCGCCGCCGTCACCGCCGACGCGGCCGAGACCGCGGGGGTGAACGACCGGGTCCAGCTCGCCGCGGCGCATCGCACCTACAACGACCGGCTGCTCGAGCAGCACATGCGCGCCGGCGTGAGCGTGGTCGACCCGGCCACCACCTGGGTCGACGCCACCGTGACCCTGGACGCCGACGCGACGCTGTTGCCCTCGGTGGACCTGCACGGCAGCACCCACGTCGGCGCCGGCGCGGTGATCGGCCCGCAGACCAGCCTGACCGACACGCGGGTCGGCACCGGTACCCGGTTGGACCGAACCGTCGCGATCGGCGCGCAGATCGGCGCGGACGTGACCGCCGGACCCTTCGCGTACCTGCGGCCGGGCACGGTGCTCGCCGACGGCGTGCACATCGGCACCTACGTCGAGGTCAAGGGAAGCCAGATCGGTACCGGTAGCAAGGTGCCGCACCTGTCCTACGTCGGCGACGCCACGATCGGCGAGCACAGCAACGTCGGCGCGGCGACCGTGTTCGTGAACTACGACGGGGTGGCCAAGCACCGCAGCATCGTCGGCGACCACGTGCGGATCGGCTCGGACACGATGATCATCGCCCCTCGGGAGATCGGCGACGGCGCGTACACCGCGGCCGGTTCGGTCATCACGCAGGACGTCCCGCCCGGGGCGATGGGTGTGGCGCGGGGCACTCAACGCAACGTGGCAGGCTGGGTGCTGCGCAAGCGTCCCGGCTCGCCGTCCGCCGCGGCCGCCGAACGGGCCCTGCACGCCGACGACCAGCCTGAGGAGACCACCGAATGA
- a CDS encoding acyl-CoA desaturase — translation MTLLDDRPPAAPKPVFEGTKKRGEQTALYLFVIVPFLAFLAAIPVAWGWGLGWTDVALFVAFYVVSGLGITVGYHRLFTHGSFKANRSLRIALAIAGSLAIEGPVIRWVADHRRHHAYSDREGDPHSPWRYGETLPALLKGLGYAHIGWMFDELHTNREKYTPDLLADRDIARVDRLFPLWLAGSLLGPVLLGGLISWSWTGALSAFFWASLVRIFLLHHVTWSINSICHAIGQRPFNARDKSTNFWPLAILSFGESWHNMHHADPTAARHGVLRGQLDESARVIWLFEKLGWATDVRWPKPERLAKLKA, via the coding sequence ATGACCCTGCTCGACGACCGTCCCCCCGCCGCACCGAAACCGGTGTTCGAGGGGACCAAGAAGCGCGGCGAGCAGACCGCGCTGTACCTGTTCGTCATCGTGCCGTTCCTGGCCTTCCTCGCCGCGATCCCGGTCGCGTGGGGCTGGGGTCTGGGCTGGACGGACGTCGCGCTCTTCGTCGCCTTCTACGTCGTCAGCGGGCTGGGCATCACCGTCGGGTACCACCGGCTCTTCACGCACGGGTCGTTCAAGGCGAACCGGTCGCTGCGCATCGCGCTGGCGATCGCGGGCTCGCTGGCGATCGAGGGCCCGGTGATCCGCTGGGTCGCCGACCACCGCCGGCACCACGCCTACAGCGACCGCGAAGGCGACCCGCACTCGCCCTGGCGCTACGGCGAGACGCTACCTGCCCTGCTGAAGGGCCTCGGCTACGCGCACATCGGCTGGATGTTCGACGAGCTGCACACCAACCGCGAGAAGTACACGCCCGACCTGCTGGCCGACCGCGACATCGCCCGGGTGGACCGGCTGTTCCCGCTGTGGTTGGCGGGCTCGCTGCTCGGGCCGGTGCTGCTGGGCGGGCTGATCAGCTGGTCGTGGACCGGTGCGCTCTCGGCGTTCTTCTGGGCGTCACTGGTGCGGATCTTCCTGCTGCACCACGTCACGTGGTCGATCAACTCGATCTGCCACGCGATCGGGCAGCGGCCGTTCAACGCCCGCGACAAGAGCACCAACTTCTGGCCGCTCGCGATCCTGAGCTTCGGTGAGAGCTGGCACAACATGCACCACGCCGACCCGACTGCCGCCCGGCACGGGGTGCTGCGCGGGCAGCTGGACGAGTCGGCGCGGGTGATCTGGCTGTTCGAGAAGCTCGGCTGGGCGACGGACGTGCGCTGGCCCAAGCCCGAACGCCTGGCCAAGCTGAAGGCCTGA
- a CDS encoding alpha/beta hydrolase → MRHVRILAQRQPVDEALFEEFAADEARALGTTVEVRWGSVPDGVLDAARAAREDGVPLIVVTAPDTAHLAALPREVVPWTLRVDLTLCEPDASPGLLAHIQGRGIDGVRWALRTICHRARRPIERVRYGPGPDQFGDLWLPDRPSAAGIVVLLHGGFWRSRWQLDLMDALAADVAERGMAGWNVEYRPPDRHGWDATLTDVRAALDHVRELSARFGVDADRVALVGHSAGGQLAVQVAADGGAVRPTLVVQLAGLVDLLETHRRDLGNGAVPAALGGTPEQLPQRYAAASPIERVPIGVPQLVVIGRSDSPDLREMSRRYVRAAAAGGDEVELIEDDGDHFTVIDPGSRIWQRTVEAATAVLDR, encoded by the coding sequence GGTCGATGAGGCACTGTTCGAGGAGTTCGCCGCCGACGAGGCACGCGCGTTGGGCACGACCGTCGAGGTGCGGTGGGGTTCCGTCCCGGACGGCGTGCTCGATGCGGCGCGGGCCGCACGCGAGGACGGCGTGCCGCTCATCGTGGTCACCGCGCCGGACACTGCGCACCTGGCCGCACTGCCCCGCGAGGTCGTGCCCTGGACGCTGCGCGTGGATCTGACGCTGTGCGAGCCGGACGCCTCGCCCGGCCTGCTGGCCCACATCCAGGGTCGCGGCATCGACGGGGTGCGCTGGGCGCTCCGGACGATCTGCCACCGCGCGCGCCGGCCGATCGAGCGGGTGCGCTACGGCCCCGGCCCGGATCAGTTCGGTGACCTGTGGCTGCCCGACCGCCCGTCCGCCGCCGGCATCGTCGTCCTGCTGCACGGCGGGTTCTGGCGCTCACGCTGGCAGCTTGACCTGATGGACGCCCTGGCCGCCGACGTCGCCGAACGAGGCATGGCCGGCTGGAACGTCGAGTACCGGCCGCCGGACCGGCACGGTTGGGACGCCACCTTGACCGACGTGCGGGCCGCGCTCGATCACGTGCGCGAGCTGTCGGCACGGTTCGGGGTCGACGCCGACCGGGTCGCTCTCGTCGGCCACTCGGCCGGCGGCCAGCTGGCCGTGCAGGTCGCCGCGGACGGCGGAGCCGTGCGGCCGACGCTGGTGGTGCAGCTGGCCGGCCTCGTCGACCTGCTCGAGACGCACCGCCGTGACCTGGGCAACGGCGCCGTGCCTGCGGCACTCGGCGGCACGCCGGAGCAGCTGCCGCAGCGCTACGCCGCCGCGTCACCGATCGAGCGGGTGCCCATCGGCGTGCCGCAACTGGTCGTGATCGGCCGCTCGGACAGCCCCGACCTGCGCGAGATGAGCCGGCGCTACGTGCGCGCCGCGGCGGCCGGCGGCGACGAGGTGGAACTGATCGAGGACGACGGCGATCACTTCACCGTCATCGACCCTGGCAGCCGCATCTGGCAGCGCACGGTCGAGGCGGCCACAGCCGTGCTCGACCGGTAG
- a CDS encoding DUF1028 domain-containing protein → MTWSIVALDADTGAFGAVVATRFLAAAGLCLAVESGVGAVATQATINPTYGPRGLRLLREGRAPDEALAELIAPDGGRDHRQVQLVGVGGRTAAHTGPACHDWSGHRAGQGVGVAGNLLAGPEVVRATLAAYESAATQPFADRLLAAMRAGQQAGGDARGQQSAGIVIYGTEDYPDLSLRVDDHPAPLEELRRLYDLWLVEFAAARKYMATRSDPTGGYDDAVIEAEVQRRIADPRARVFPV, encoded by the coding sequence GTGACCTGGTCGATCGTCGCGCTGGACGCGGACACCGGCGCGTTCGGCGCGGTCGTGGCGACCCGGTTCCTGGCCGCTGCCGGCCTGTGCCTCGCTGTCGAGTCCGGCGTGGGTGCCGTGGCCACGCAGGCCACGATCAACCCGACGTACGGCCCGCGCGGGCTGCGGCTGCTGCGCGAGGGCCGCGCGCCGGACGAGGCGCTCGCCGAGCTCATCGCGCCCGACGGCGGTCGGGACCACCGGCAGGTCCAGCTGGTCGGGGTCGGGGGCCGGACCGCGGCCCACACCGGCCCGGCGTGCCACGACTGGTCGGGCCACCGTGCGGGCCAGGGTGTCGGCGTCGCGGGGAACCTGCTGGCCGGCCCGGAGGTCGTGCGCGCCACGCTCGCTGCGTACGAGAGCGCGGCGACGCAGCCGTTCGCGGACCGGCTGCTGGCGGCGATGCGTGCCGGGCAGCAGGCGGGCGGCGACGCGCGTGGGCAGCAGTCGGCGGGGATCGTGATCTACGGGACCGAGGACTATCCGGACCTGTCGCTGCGCGTCGACGACCATCCGGCGCCGCTCGAGGAACTGCGCCGCCTCTACGACCTGTGGCTGGTCGAGTTCGCCGCCGCGCGCAAGTACATGGCCACGCGCAGCGACCCGACCGGCGGGTACGACGACGCCGTCATCGAAGCCGAGGTGCAGCGCCGCATCGCCGATCCCCGCGCGCGAGTGTTCCCGGTCTGA